A segment of the Leptospira perdikensis genome:
TATACATCCTCATCCTTTTTTAAAATGGCTTTAGGGATTTTATAAATTTTACCATCCAGTGTATAAAAACTGGATCCGAGGCGGAACTGAAGATTCCCTTGGGGGGTGTAAACTGACCCCACTCTTGTGAATTTTTTTAGTTTGGTGGAGAGTTCTGGCATTATTGATTTTAAATCAGAAAATGCCACGTAGTTCCCTTTCCCGTAGAGCGGAAGTTTGGCGACCTCAGCAACTACGAGATTCGGAAAAAAACAAAAACAAAAGAGAACTAATCTTTTTTGAAGATAGAAAGAATTCGCTGCCAAATCGATTGTTTCTGTTTTTTAGATTTTTTCACTTCGTTGATATCGAAGAGATTCCGTCTTGGATCATTCTTTTGGTAATGTTTTCCAGACTGATTTTTTTTGTGTTGCCCTTTGCCTTTTCCGTCTTTGGAATGTTGTCCATGTTTCATTTCATGGTGGGTCATTTTAGCAGGATGTTTGTGGTCACCGTCCCCATCGTGATGGTGTGGGTGTGACATCTTCGCAGGTGGATGGTGTTTCTCCCCTTTGCCTTTTCCCCGTCCGCGATCTCCCGAACGGTTGTCGTTTCGATCACCTGACCTATGTTCGCCGCCTCGGTTGTCCCCGCCACGTCTTGGTTTTCCACCACGACCTCCGCGGTCTCCCCTCTCCCTGTCTTGGTATTTCTTTTCACCAGGGATGGCTTCGTCAGCAAATACAGGAGTGAACTCACCCTTAGGAAATTCTAAATGTTCTTCGCGAATCTCGGCAATAGGAATTTTGGAATTCAGATAACGTTCAATTCGTTCGAGTTCGGTATAGTCTGTTTCGGAACAAAATCCAATGGACATACCCTTTCTTCCCGCACGTGCGGTTCTTCCAATCCGGTGCACATAGTTTTCAGCATCTTGAGGTAGATCATAATTATAAACCACATCAATATTTTCGATATCGATCCCACGAGAAGCAACATCGGTAGCGATGAGATATTTATACTTTCCTTCTTTAAAATCCCGGAGGAGACGGATTCGTTTTTTCTGGTCAAGTTCGGAAGAAAGTCCAGTGGCTGTAATTCCAAACTTACGAAGTGTGGACACAATTTTTGGAATGTTCATTTTGTAGTTCGTAAAAATGATTCCAAGACCTTCAATCTCATTGTGTAACAACGAGTTCACAAGATAAGGAAGTTTTTCTTCCCGACCTAAATGGAGTAAAGACTGGTCGATCCTTTCGGTAATGACTTTTTCTGGATTGATATGAACTTCAATCGGATCATTCAAATACTTACTTGCAAGTCGTACTACTTCGTAACTCAAAGTAGCGCTAAAAAGAAGAGATTGTTTTCTGTTTTTACATTTGTGAAAGATGTACTTGAGATCTTGGACAAATCCCATATCGAACATTCTGTCCGCTTCATCTAGAATCACCACTTTGATGTTTTCCAAAGAAAGGCCGTGGTTTTTTACAAAGTCGATGAGACGTCCCGGTGTTGCCACGATGAGACAAGCTTTGTTGCCAAGTGCCTGTTCTTGGGATTTGTAATCGGTCCCACCGATGATGGTAGCCACACCGAAGTCAGTGAACTCTAAAAGTTTTTTAGCTTCTTCTGCAATTTGTATGGTAAGTTCTCTTGTTGGTGCAAGGACAAGAGCATAAGGTAATGGCTCTTCTTCCGTAGCTGACAAAAGTCTGTGGAGAGTCGGAAGGAGGAAAGCCATAGTTTTTCCAGTTCCGGTTTGAGCAAGACCAGTGAGATCGTTTCCTTCCATGGCGAAAGGAATGGACTTGGCTTGGATGGGTGTGAGTTCTGTGTAGCCGATTTTATCAAGTGCTTTGGTTAGAGACTCATGAAAGGGTAATTCGTTAAATTTCATAATGGATTTCAGTGTTTTAATTTTCTGGCGATTAGTTCGATGGTATCACCATAGGCAAATTGGTTTGCATACAGTCGATACAGCCATTCGGGGAGTTTGCCAAGGAGGCCTAAATCCCGGTAGGAGTGATACGACATAGGTCTAACATAGTTCAGTCCAAAGCCAAGGATTGACAAGAGTTTTTTCAGGGAGTGAACGGAGTAGTCGAAAAAGTGGTCAGAGGGATGGGTCGAAAACCATTCCTTGGGATTTGTTTGGAAACTCGGGCCAAAACTAGAAGGAACTGCCAAATAAAGATACCCACCGGGCCGGGTCCAAGAGGCAAGCCGTTTCCAAATCCCTTCGATATCATCGATATGTTCGATCACAAAAAAGGCTGAGACCAGATCAAATTGATCCTTCCATTCACCCACGCCCACAGACAAAACCGAGGTTTTATCTACATCGAGTCCGAGTGTGGACCTAGCATAATCTACTTCTTTGGGAGAAAGTTCGAGGCCTTTTGTTTGGTAACCAGAGGTTCTGGCTTCATCCAAAAAAAATCCTGCCGCCGAACCAATTTCCAAAAGTGATTTTTTAAGTGAGGAATTTGAATTGGGAGTAGAAGTGGAATTTCCTACCTCTCTCTGGCCTTCTGCCAATTTTTTTAAATTCGATAACCGATGTTTGGCCATATTACGAAGGTTTGGTTCGTCTTCGTAGTAGGATTTTTTGTATTGGGATTTGTATTCTTCCATAAAGTAACTATCCCCATACTCTCTATGTTTTGCGGGAAGATACCGAAGAACGCCCGTAAGTCGACACTCTTCATAAAACTCAGGAAACTCTTTATGAGGAAAAAATTCAAATAAACTCAAAAATACATTCTCTTTTTAGATTCGAGAGATTTTTCATACTGAGCTCTCGCGGCCCTTTTGTTTTCATAGGCTTCTGTTAGACTTGGGTTGAGATCAATCGCTGTTTGGAAACTAGAAAGGGCTTTTTTGAATTCCCCATTTTTAAAATAACAAACTCCCAAATAATTATGAGCCTTGGAGGAAATGGTAGGTGTGACATCCGAACGAGTGATGACTGTTAGTTCTTCGATGGCTTTTTCCCGGTCCACAAGGGAACCGGAATCAATGAGAATTTTGGAAAGGACAAGTCTTGATTCCATATCTTCTGGATCAATATGAGTGGCACGAAATGCTTCTTCTTTGGCTTTTTTAGAAAGGCCTGAGTTCCCACTATTTGCGTAACTAAGTGCTAGTTTTCTATGAGCGAGTTTGATTTCTTTTGGATCCTTAGAGTTTTCCAAAACATAAACTAACACCTTTTCGGCGGCAGGATAGTTTTTGGTTTGGATGTAAACATCAGCAAGTTTCAGCCTTGCTTCATACAATTCCGGTTTCCAAGCAATGGCTTCTTCGTATTCAGAAGTGGCTTCCGAATAAAATCTATTTTCCAAATAATAATCTGCAATGGCAAGCCTTGACTGTGTATGGTTCGGATCCAGGGCTTGCGACTTACGAAGGGACTCAATCGCCATGGTAGGTTTTCCAGCATGTAAATACGCGAGTCCTAAGTTGTAATAGGCCGATTGATTTTTCGGATTTAAGGAAAGTGCCCCTTCAAAAGCAGTGATGCTCTCTGAATACCGCTCCATCTCATCCAAAATGATTCCGAGATTTACATAAGCCGTTTCCGAATACGTATCTCCCGGAGTCAGGCGGATGATCCTGCGAAACAAACTCTCTGCTTCAACAAGTTCCCCTTTTTTATAATAAAGCTCGGACAAGGCGAAAAGTGAATCCACATCACTGGGTTTCAGTAACAAAGCTTTTTTTAAGGCCGTAATGGCCATATTGGTTTGGCCCATAGATAGGAATGCATCCGCAATATAACGATACACTTCTGGTTCGTTGGCATTGGAATCGAGGGCTTTTTGGAAGTATTTGGCCGCTTCTTCTGGGACTTTCTTTTTTAAATACACCAAACCTAGGTTATAGTAGGACTTGGCATCATTTGTTTTCAAACGAATCACTTCACGAAAATAAAACTCTGCCCGGTCATAATCTTCTCTTTGGTAAAATATAGTTCCTAGGTGGCCGTAAGAAAGAAGAGCGGTTTGGGAATTAGGAGCGGTTTGGACTACCTTTTGGAATTCAGAAATGGCTTCTGCGATATTTCCTTGTTTCAAATAACTAATAGCTAAGTTATAAGTAAGAGTGACATCTGAGGGCGCAAGTGACTGCCCTTCTTTGTATGCTTCAATGGCACTGGCCGGATCTCCAATCTCTTGAAATAAATTCCCTTGCAAGAGTGCCACTCGGTAATCATTCGGAGCAATTTCTTTGGCTCTTTCAGCGGCTCGCCTCGCCTCTTCAAATTTCGCTGCATGTTTGAAAGCGAGTGATAAATTATAAAAGGCAAAATAGTTTTTGGAATCGTATTGGATGGCTTTTTCCAATCGTTCGATGGCATTGACATAACGACCTGCCTCATCGTACAACACACCGAGCACAGTAAGTGCGATGGACTTATCTTCATCTGAACCTGGAGAATTCAAAAATTCTTCACAAACATTTCCCACTCGATTCACATAACGATTGTGATATGCATTAAGACATGCAGCCAGTTTGGGATTTACAGAATCATCGGGAAGATAGGGTTTATCGACAAGAAGGTTCAGGGCCTTTTTATCTGTGGGTAGGTTCTTTAGGGATTTTGCAATCTCTTCGGGATTTTGTTTTTTTTGTAGATACCACCAATAACCGGCGGTTAAAAATCCGAGGACAAGTAGAACGAGGAGTGTCCAAAATAAAAAAGATAAAACAGGACGGCTTGGTGTTGTTTCTGATTCGTAAGTTGTTTCTTTTTCTCGACCCAGGTTCCGTAAGTATGGATCTTCCTGGTAATAACTTGGCTGTGAGGACTGCTCCTCAATGCGAAACCGGTTTTTTTGGATGGGATCCATTTTTTATCTTACTGGGGTTTGTTCGCTACGATCTCCTTCTTATAGAAGGCATCGAGTAGTCCGTTAATAAACTGCGCTGATTCATCCGTTTCAAATTCTTTTGTGAGTTCCACAGCCTCATTGATGACAACAGGTGCCGCAAGGAAAGGTTCCTTTTGCAAACTCAAAATCGATAAACGTAAAATACAGCGGTTGACCACGGAAATACGCGAAAGTTCCCAATTCTCCGAATACTTCTTAATTAGAGTATCGATGCTTTTTCGATTTTCGACCACTCCTTTCACAAGAAAGACAGCATAATCCTTTTCTTCTCTAGTGATTTTTTTGTCATACCAATCGAATTTCATCGCCCGATCCGGATCCGTTCCGACGAGATCAATTTGGTAGAGGCACATTAAGGCGAGACTTCGCCCGCGGTGTCTAGAACTCATCCGATCTCTTTAAAAAGATTTGCCATTTCAATGGCTGTGGTTGCTGCTTCGTATCCTTTGTTACCCGCTTTGGTGCCGGCTCTTTCAATGGCTTGTTCGATCGATTCAGTCGTAATGACTCCAAAAATAACAGGAACCGATCCATCGGCGACTGACCCCACTTTGGCGGCTTCCCCAGAAACCAAATCATAATGAGAGGTGGCCCCGCGAATCACTGCCCCAAGGCAAACGATGGCAGAGAATTGGTATTTTTTGGACCCAAGGACACGTTTTACGGTTTGAGGGAGTTCGAAAGCACCAGGAACATAGATCACAGTGACATCACTATCACTAATCCCATGTTGTCTGTAAGCATCTTTTGCCCCTTTCAGTAGAGACTCAGTGATGAATTCGTTGAACTTTGAAACGATGACACAGTGTTTTTGTCCGTTTCCGATGCGGGTGCCTTCCAGTGTAGCTGTCATGTATCCAAAATCCTAGGGGGGTGTTATTTCGCAAGACGAATGACAAGGGTAATCTTTCCGTCTGGATTTTCTACCACTTCGAACCCATCTCTTTCGAGTGCTTTTTTGGCTCGGTAGATTGCCAGATTCACAACATTGGTTTTCTCTTCAGGTAGCTTTTCTGGTTCCCGGTTCATAAATCCCCTCTCACCTTTAAAGTTCGGAGTGCACACCATCCAATCTTAAATACCAATGGCTTTACAAGGTAGAATTGTTTTCCTCTTATGTCATATAGGAAGAAAATGAAGAAAAAGAAATCTGTGAAGAAGGCCAAAAAAAGGAAACCGGTAGTCTATGCCGAGAAGGACTTTATCGTAAAACCTTCCTCTGTCCCCAATATCGGAATGGGACTATTCACCAAACAAACATTATACAAGGGAGATACCGTTGGTTACTACATGGGTAAAATCATTACTGATGAACAAGCGGAATCAAACAAATACGTAGACTCAAAATACTTACTTTGGATCTGTAAAGACTGGTGGATTTATGGGGAAGGACGTGAATCCAATTACACCCGTTATATCAATCACTCCTCAAAACCTAACGCGGAACTCATCACATCTGTGCGATGGAAAACAGCTAGGTTTAAAGTTGTAAAAACCATCCCAGAAGGAACGGAAATTTTCTTTGATTATGGAAAGGACTATTGGGACAACGTCGACTTCAAACCGAAGTGATAGATGATAAGGCCAAAGGAAATCTTTGGCTTAAATAACCAAATAAAAACAACTAAAAACGGTCTTTAGAGGAGACCGTGATTCGAGAAAGATGGTTTGGAAGTGGACTCACCAGTTTCACTGGCCTCCAAAGCATCCATATAACGGATGACCGAATCATCCATACGGAAGACCCCTTCCGTGTTTTCTTTATGCATCAACCTACAAACCAAAAAGTTGGCAGCAAAGAAAAGGAGTGTAAGAACCAAGGGAAAACGATACCTTCGCGACATAGAAACCCTCCGATTAGGACAAGCGTCCTACCGGGAACTCCCTAGGCAAGAAATTTACGAAAAGAATTCTAATAGAAATCTTCGATTCGGATGTCAGGGAACGCATTGTTCTCCGCCTCCGCCGCCAAAAGAACCCCTTCGTCCAGATTTCCTGTGAGCATTGCCTCTAAAGCTAAAAAGAGATTCGTGTGCACATTGGTACGCCGAACCGCATAATCCACCATAGTTCCTGTCTTCATAATGAAGGCCCAATCACTACTTTGTAAGAGGAGGAGTTCCCTTCCCATTTGTTTTAAAATCCGTTTTTGTAGTTCGGTTCCTGACCCAAATTCATGCGCCCTTTTGTGCATTCGGATGCTCATTCCGTGGATGAGAGGGTAAATCCAATCATTGGTTGGGTTTAGCCATACCTCTCCATATCCATTTTCTCCCCAACTACTCATCTTCATCTCCACTGACTGGACACGAGGAAGAGAACGTGCCGCCTCCATAGGATGAGAGAGTTTGATTGTGTTTTGATTGAAGTGGATTTTTTTAAATAAAAATTCAATAAACTGTGGGCCTTCATACCACCAGTGACCATACAACTCGGCATCATAAGGTGAAACAATTACCGCCTGCTGTTTGTTAGCTTCGTATAACACTTCTGCTTGGTGGATGCGGTTTCGTAAAAAATCTTCCGCATGATTTCCGGCCGCTTCCATCGCCCAGTCCGGATGGTAATACCCTTTGTCCGAAGTTTTGCCGGTGATCCGAAAGTATTTGATACCTGTATTGATTCGCACCCCATTCGAATCTAAATAAGGAGAGATTTCTTCCCAAGGAAGGTCATGGCCAATGTCTCTATAGTATTCCCTATATCGAAAATCTCCCGGATACCCATCGATGGAGCTCCAAACTTGTTTGCTACTTTCGGGATCACGACCAAAAGCAAAAACGCCATGACCCACTTCCACCGGCGCATACACACCAAACTTTGGTCTTGGATTTCCATGTGTGATTCCATGGGTGTCGACAAAGAAATAACGAAAACCCTCTCGGTCGAGTTCCTCTTCTAATTTTTGTGTGTATCCACATTCCGAAAGCCAAATTCCTTTCGGATCTCGCCCCCAAATGCGTCGAAAAGTCCTTCTTCCATTTTTCAATTGGGAACGAAAGATTGAACTTTCCGAATCATAAAAAGGAAGGAAGGCATGTGTCGCAGGACTTGTCATCGCTTCCAATTCCCCTGACTCCACAAAAGGTAAAAACAGTTTGGTTAAGTCACCACCCTCTTCTTCAAAGATAGACTCAGTATCTAAAAAATGTTCTAAGTATCTTTTCGAAAGAAAATTTAAATGGGGATCTTTTACAGTGCGTTTGGTCTCCTGTTTTGCTAGTGTGATGAGATTTTTTAAATAATTACGAAACCTATTTTGTAAATAAGGATCCGTTAACATCAAAGAAAGTGTCGGAGTGAAAGACATGGTGATCCGGAAAGGAACCGATTCTTTTTTTAGATTCCGAAACACTCGGATGAGAGGGATATAGGTTTCAAGAATGGCTTCGTTTAGCCAATTTTCTTCAATAAATGGATTGTTATACCCAGGGTGTCTAACAAATGGTAGGTGGGCATGTAAAACAAATACCAAATGCCCTTTGATTAAATGATGCATTATAAAAGTCCTTTTCCTGACCCCGACCCATTTCCCCACCGCGACTGGGTTTGGTTTGGATCTGCACTTGATTCGCTGGGACCAACCTTACGTGGGTTCACATAAAACTCTGAGGCGTCTCCATCTTTGAAATAATACTCATCGTTCCCCATAGACTTAGCAACAATCCCTAACTCAATCCATTTAGGGTGGATCCACTCTTTGTCCAATCGAAAGGACTCGGTTCCTCCGGGAAGATCCTTTCCTGAAGAATGAAGGGCAGAAATTTCTTTTTTATGATAGGAAACAAGGATATAGGTTTGGATGTCCCGAACAGGAAACATAAACTTTAAATAATAAGATTCTGTATAAGGAGCTAACTCATAAAACTCGGTTCGTTCACTTCCAAAAATATTTTTATATTCTACCTTCAATCGAAAATGCAAACCATCAGTCGACGTTGTTTCCAATTCATCTAAAAGACTCTTCATGGTTTTTTCAGAAAATTTCCAAAATACAAAAGCCTCTTTTGGTGTGCGAACGAGGACTCGAATCAGATCTTCCGGTGGAAATTCCGGGTGTGAAGTAAACTTGGAATCGTTGTAAATGGATTTGAGTGGTGATTTTGGTGAGGGAATCTCCTCTGGTTTCACTGCTTTTTTGGCTGCAGTTTTCGAAGATTTTTTAGTAGCAGTGGCACTTGGTTTTTTCTTTTTAGGAGCTGATTTTTTTACTGGCCCATCTTTTTTTTCTTCATTCGCCATCCTCCAAGCTTAAAGACGAGAAACACCCACCTTCAATTCTTTTTTATTTGACGTTTGCTTTTTTTCCAAAATACAATCTATCCATACCAAATTGGGACAAACTATGAAAATCAATTATACCTGGAAACATTTAGACCGCTCCGAAGCGGCTGAAAAATACGCGGATGAAAAATTAGAACGAGTATCAAAATTCGTTCAAAAAATCGTATCCTGTGAAGTATCATTTGAAGCCATTCATGGAGAAATCCACGCTAACATGAAGTTACTCGCTGATGGTAATAATTTCAATGCTCACAACCAAGACAAAGATGTATATGTTTGTATCGATGGATTGGAAGATAAAATTCTTTCCCAAACAAGCAAACACCACGATAAAAAAAGCCAACACTAACTCTTTT
Coding sequences within it:
- a CDS encoding DEAD/DEAH box helicase — protein: MKFNELPFHESLTKALDKIGYTELTPIQAKSIPFAMEGNDLTGLAQTGTGKTMAFLLPTLHRLLSATEEEPLPYALVLAPTRELTIQIAEEAKKLLEFTDFGVATIIGGTDYKSQEQALGNKACLIVATPGRLIDFVKNHGLSLENIKVVILDEADRMFDMGFVQDLKYIFHKCKNRKQSLLFSATLSYEVVRLASKYLNDPIEVHINPEKVITERIDQSLLHLGREEKLPYLVNSLLHNEIEGLGIIFTNYKMNIPKIVSTLRKFGITATGLSSELDQKKRIRLLRDFKEGKYKYLIATDVASRGIDIENIDVVYNYDLPQDAENYVHRIGRTARAGRKGMSIGFCSETDYTELERIERYLNSKIPIAEIREEHLEFPKGEFTPVFADEAIPGEKKYQDRERGDRGGRGGKPRRGGDNRGGEHRSGDRNDNRSGDRGRGKGKGEKHHPPAKMSHPHHHDGDGDHKHPAKMTHHEMKHGQHSKDGKGKGQHKKNQSGKHYQKNDPRRNLFDINEVKKSKKQKQSIWQRILSIFKKD
- a CDS encoding class I SAM-dependent methyltransferase: MSLFEFFPHKEFPEFYEECRLTGVLRYLPAKHREYGDSYFMEEYKSQYKKSYYEDEPNLRNMAKHRLSNLKKLAEGQREVGNSTSTPNSNSSLKKSLLEIGSAAGFFLDEARTSGYQTKGLELSPKEVDYARSTLGLDVDKTSVLSVGVGEWKDQFDLVSAFFVIEHIDDIEGIWKRLASWTRPGGYLYLAVPSSFGPSFQTNPKEWFSTHPSDHFFDYSVHSLKKLLSILGFGLNYVRPMSYHSYRDLGLLGKLPEWLYRLYANQFAYGDTIELIARKLKH
- a CDS encoding tetratricopeptide repeat protein, which encodes MDPIQKNRFRIEEQSSQPSYYQEDPYLRNLGREKETTYESETTPSRPVLSFLFWTLLVLLVLGFLTAGYWWYLQKKQNPEEIAKSLKNLPTDKKALNLLVDKPYLPDDSVNPKLAACLNAYHNRYVNRVGNVCEEFLNSPGSDEDKSIALTVLGVLYDEAGRYVNAIERLEKAIQYDSKNYFAFYNLSLAFKHAAKFEEARRAAERAKEIAPNDYRVALLQGNLFQEIGDPASAIEAYKEGQSLAPSDVTLTYNLAISYLKQGNIAEAISEFQKVVQTAPNSQTALLSYGHLGTIFYQREDYDRAEFYFREVIRLKTNDAKSYYNLGLVYLKKKVPEEAAKYFQKALDSNANEPEVYRYIADAFLSMGQTNMAITALKKALLLKPSDVDSLFALSELYYKKGELVEAESLFRRIIRLTPGDTYSETAYVNLGIILDEMERYSESITAFEGALSLNPKNQSAYYNLGLAYLHAGKPTMAIESLRKSQALDPNHTQSRLAIADYYLENRFYSEATSEYEEAIAWKPELYEARLKLADVYIQTKNYPAAEKVLVYVLENSKDPKEIKLAHRKLALSYANSGNSGLSKKAKEEAFRATHIDPEDMESRLVLSKILIDSGSLVDREKAIEELTVITRSDVTPTISSKAHNYLGVCYFKNGEFKKALSSFQTAIDLNPSLTEAYENKRAARAQYEKSLESKKRMYF
- the nusB gene encoding transcription antitermination factor NusB; its protein translation is MSSRHRGRSLALMCLYQIDLVGTDPDRAMKFDWYDKKITREEKDYAVFLVKGVVENRKSIDTLIKKYSENWELSRISVVNRCILRLSILSLQKEPFLAAPVVINEAVELTKEFETDESAQFINGLLDAFYKKEIVANKPQ
- the ribH gene encoding 6,7-dimethyl-8-ribityllumazine synthase, with amino-acid sequence MTATLEGTRIGNGQKHCVIVSKFNEFITESLLKGAKDAYRQHGISDSDVTVIYVPGAFELPQTVKRVLGSKKYQFSAIVCLGAVIRGATSHYDLVSGEAAKVGSVADGSVPVIFGVITTESIEQAIERAGTKAGNKGYEAATTAIEMANLFKEIG
- a CDS encoding SET domain-containing protein, whose product is MKKKKSVKKAKKRKPVVYAEKDFIVKPSSVPNIGMGLFTKQTLYKGDTVGYYMGKIITDEQAESNKYVDSKYLLWICKDWWIYGEGRESNYTRYINHSSKPNAELITSVRWKTARFKVVKTIPEGTEIFFDYGKDYWDNVDFKPK
- a CDS encoding glycoside hydrolase family 57 protein; protein product: MHHLIKGHLVFVLHAHLPFVRHPGYNNPFIEENWLNEAILETYIPLIRVFRNLKKESVPFRITMSFTPTLSLMLTDPYLQNRFRNYLKNLITLAKQETKRTVKDPHLNFLSKRYLEHFLDTESIFEEEGGDLTKLFLPFVESGELEAMTSPATHAFLPFYDSESSIFRSQLKNGRRTFRRIWGRDPKGIWLSECGYTQKLEEELDREGFRYFFVDTHGITHGNPRPKFGVYAPVEVGHGVFAFGRDPESSKQVWSSIDGYPGDFRYREYYRDIGHDLPWEEISPYLDSNGVRINTGIKYFRITGKTSDKGYYHPDWAMEAAGNHAEDFLRNRIHQAEVLYEANKQQAVIVSPYDAELYGHWWYEGPQFIEFLFKKIHFNQNTIKLSHPMEAARSLPRVQSVEMKMSSWGENGYGEVWLNPTNDWIYPLIHGMSIRMHKRAHEFGSGTELQKRILKQMGRELLLLQSSDWAFIMKTGTMVDYAVRRTNVHTNLFLALEAMLTGNLDEGVLLAAEAENNAFPDIRIEDFY
- the hpf gene encoding ribosome hibernation-promoting factor, HPF/YfiA family; the encoded protein is MKINYTWKHLDRSEAAEKYADEKLERVSKFVQKIVSCEVSFEAIHGEIHANMKLLADGNNFNAHNQDKDVYVCIDGLEDKILSQTSKHHDKKSQH